The Pseudodesulfovibrio sp. zrk46 genome contains a region encoding:
- a CDS encoding DUF3106 domain-containing protein: MSSKRTMRGLCRVLLGLMACVVITLSSTPAMAESYDDLTPQQQKVLAPYADQWDGFTPEKQDKLKKGADRWSQMTPNERQTATSRLKQWKSMSPKQRQNVRQRFQQYKQLGPQQKQRLRNARQKYQGMSPERQQQIKQRWQNMSPDQKQQFKDRMQNRQQRQNGQNGQNRWNNGPNRQNNGAGMHNSGPSSRPKNGGPGKGPRRHE; encoded by the coding sequence ATGAGCAGTAAGCGCACCATGCGTGGGCTGTGCCGTGTCCTTCTGGGGCTCATGGCCTGCGTTGTCATCACCCTGTCGTCCACTCCGGCTATGGCCGAGAGCTACGACGACCTGACACCTCAGCAGCAGAAGGTACTGGCTCCCTACGCGGACCAGTGGGACGGATTCACTCCCGAAAAACAGGACAAGCTCAAGAAGGGCGCGGACCGTTGGTCCCAGATGACGCCCAACGAGCGCCAGACCGCGACCTCCCGCCTCAAGCAGTGGAAGTCCATGTCCCCCAAGCAGCGGCAAAACGTCCGCCAGCGTTTCCAGCAGTATAAACAACTGGGGCCGCAGCAGAAGCAGCGTCTGCGAAATGCCCGCCAGAAGTACCAGGGCATGTCGCCGGAACGGCAGCAGCAGATCAAGCAACGGTGGCAGAACATGTCGCCCGATCAAAAGCAGCAATTCAAGGACCGGATGCAGAACCGCCAGCAACGGCAGAACGGTCAAAATGGTCAGAATCGCTGGAACAATGGCCCGAACAGGCAAAACAACGGGGCCGGGATGCACAATTCCGGCCCGTCGTCGCGTCCAAAGAATGGTGGCCCAGGTAAGGGACCGAGAAGACATGAATAA